One segment of Amycolatopsis alba DSM 44262 DNA contains the following:
- the rpmC gene encoding 50S ribosomal protein L29 yields the protein MAKAGAALASELRELTAEELVLRLKEYKEELFNLRFQMATGQLDNNRRLRTVRTDIARIYTVMRERELGLSVSPDAESEGAA from the coding sequence AGGCAGGTGCCGCTCTGGCATCGGAGCTTCGTGAGCTCACCGCGGAAGAGCTCGTCCTGCGTCTGAAGGAATACAAGGAGGAGCTCTTCAACCTCCGCTTCCAGATGGCGACCGGACAGCTCGACAACAACCGCCGTCTGCGTACCGTCCGCACGGACATCGCGCGGATCTACACGGTCATGCGCGAGCGTGAACTCGGCCTGTCCGTTTCCCCTGACGCCGAGAGTGAAGGTGCCGCATGA
- the rpsQ gene encoding 30S ribosomal protein S17, translating to MSEQPTEAAGRNDRKVREGYVVSDKMNKTIVVELEDRKKHRRYAKVLRSTSKVKVHDENNEAGVGDRVTLMETRPLSATKRWRLVQIVEKAK from the coding sequence ATGAGCGAGCAGCCCACCGAGGCGGCCGGCCGCAACGACCGTAAGGTCCGTGAGGGCTATGTCGTCTCGGACAAGATGAACAAGACGATCGTGGTCGAGCTCGAGGACCGCAAGAAGCACCGTCGCTACGCCAAGGTTCTCCGCAGCACCAGCAAGGTCAAGGTGCACGACGAGAACAACGAGGCGGGCGTGGGCGACCGGGTCACCTTGATGGAGACCCGCCCGCTGTCGGCGACCAAGCGCTGGCGTCTGGTGCAGATCGTGGAGAAGGCCAAGTAA
- the rplN gene encoding 50S ribosomal protein L14 yields the protein MIQQESRLRVADNTGAKEILCIRVLGGSGRRYAGIGDIIVATVKDAMPAAGVKKGDVVKAVIVRTRKERRRPDGSYIRFDENAAVLIKNDNEPRGTRIFGPVGRELRDRKFMKIISLAPEVL from the coding sequence GTGATCCAGCAGGAGTCGCGGCTTCGGGTTGCCGACAACACGGGCGCGAAGGAAATCCTTTGCATCCGCGTTCTCGGTGGCTCGGGGCGGCGCTACGCGGGCATCGGCGACATCATCGTCGCCACCGTGAAGGACGCCATGCCGGCTGCCGGCGTGAAGAAGGGTGACGTCGTCAAGGCGGTCATCGTTCGCACGCGCAAGGAGCGCCGTCGTCCGGACGGTTCTTACATCCGCTTCGACGAGAACGCTGCTGTGCTCATCAAGAACGACAATGAGCCCCGCGGCACCCGCATCTTCGGCCCGGTGGGCCGCGAGCTGCGCGACCGAAAGTTCATGAAGATCATTTCGCTCGCGCCGGAGGTGTTGTAG
- the rplX gene encoding 50S ribosomal protein L24: MKVKKGDTVVVIAGKDKGAKGKVIQAYPERERVLVEGVNRIKKHTRISQTQRGAQSGGIVTQEAPIHVSNVMVVDSDGKPTRVGYRIGEDGKKVRVSRRNGKDI; this comes from the coding sequence ATGAAGGTGAAGAAGGGCGACACGGTCGTCGTCATCGCCGGCAAGGACAAGGGTGCCAAGGGCAAGGTCATCCAGGCCTACCCCGAGCGCGAGCGCGTCCTGGTCGAGGGCGTGAACCGGATCAAGAAGCACACGCGGATCTCCCAGACCCAGCGCGGCGCGCAGTCCGGCGGCATCGTCACGCAGGAGGCGCCCATCCACGTCTCGAACGTGATGGTCGTCGACTCCGACGGCAAGCCGACCCGCGTCGGCTACCGCATCGGCGAGGACGGCAAGAAGGTCCGGGTCTCGCGCCGGAACGGTAAGGACATCTGA
- the rplE gene encoding 50S ribosomal protein L5 — protein MTTAEKIAPRLKVRYREEIKGQLQAEFSFENVHQIPGVVKVVVNMGVGDAARDSKLIEGAIKDLAAITGQKPEVRKARKSIAQFKLREGQPIGARVTLRGDRMWEFLDRLLTIALPRIRDFRGLSPKQFDGNGNYTFGLNEQSMFHEIDPDAIDRPRGMDVTVVTTANTDDEGRALLRKLGFPFKEN, from the coding sequence ATGACCACCGCAGAGAAGATCGCCCCGCGCCTCAAGGTGCGGTACCGCGAGGAGATCAAGGGACAGCTCCAGGCGGAGTTCTCCTTCGAGAACGTCCACCAGATCCCTGGCGTCGTCAAGGTCGTCGTGAACATGGGTGTCGGTGACGCCGCCCGTGACAGCAAGCTGATCGAAGGCGCCATCAAGGACCTGGCCGCGATCACCGGGCAGAAGCCCGAGGTTCGCAAGGCCCGCAAGTCCATCGCGCAGTTCAAGCTGCGTGAGGGCCAGCCGATCGGCGCGCGCGTCACGCTGCGCGGCGACCGGATGTGGGAGTTCCTCGACCGGCTGCTGACCATCGCGCTTCCGCGTATCCGTGACTTCCGCGGGCTTTCGCCGAAGCAGTTCGACGGCAACGGCAACTACACGTTCGGTCTCAACGAGCAGTCCATGTTCCACGAGATCGACCCGGACGCCATCGACCGCCCCCGCGGTATGGACGTCACTGTCGTCACCACCGCCAACACCGACGACGAGGGCCGCGCGCTGCTTCGCAAGCTCGGCTTCCCGTTCAAGGAGAACTGA
- a CDS encoding type Z 30S ribosomal protein S14: protein MAKKALVHKAAKTPKFKVRGYTRCQRCGRPHSVFRKFGLCRICLREMAHAGELPGVRKSSW, encoded by the coding sequence ATGGCCAAGAAAGCACTGGTCCACAAGGCCGCGAAGACGCCGAAGTTCAAGGTTCGCGGTTACACGCGCTGCCAGCGGTGCGGACGCCCGCACTCGGTGTTCCGCAAGTTCGGGCTCTGCCGGATCTGCCTTCGCGAGATGGCACACGCGGGCGAGCTGCCCGGTGTCCGCAAGTCCAGCTGGTAA
- the rpsH gene encoding 30S ribosomal protein S8, with the protein MTMTDPIADFLTRLRNANSAYHDEVVLPHSKIKANIAEILKREGYISGYRDEPGEKHKNLIVELKYGPNRERSIAGLRRVSKPGLRVYAKSTELPSVLGGLGVAIISTSSGLQTDRQAKRNSVGGEVLAYVW; encoded by the coding sequence ATGACGATGACCGACCCCATCGCAGACTTCTTGACCCGTCTGCGTAACGCGAACTCGGCTTACCACGACGAGGTCGTGCTTCCCCACTCGAAGATCAAGGCGAACATCGCCGAGATCCTCAAGCGCGAGGGCTACATCTCGGGCTACCGCGACGAGCCGGGCGAGAAGCACAAGAACCTCATCGTGGAGCTGAAGTACGGCCCCAACCGTGAGCGCAGCATCGCCGGCCTCCGCCGCGTGTCCAAGCCCGGCCTGCGGGTCTACGCAAAATCGACCGAACTGCCGTCGGTTCTCGGTGGCCTCGGCGTCGCGATCATCTCGACGTCGTCCGGCCTCCAGACCGACCGTCAGGCCAAGCGCAACAGCGTGGGCGGCGAAGTCCTCGCCTACGTCTGGTAA
- the rplF gene encoding 50S ribosomal protein L6, which translates to MSRIGKLPVAVPSGVEVTIDGQQIKVKGPKGTLEHTIAEPIIVEKAENGTLEVKRPDEERTSRALHGLTRTLVNNLVVGVTEGYEKKLEIHGVGYRVQAKGSDLEFALGYSHPVKIEAPEGITFKVETPTRFSVSGIDKQKVGQIAAVIRKLRRPDPYKGKGLRYEGEKIRRKVGKTGK; encoded by the coding sequence ATGTCACGCATCGGAAAGCTGCCGGTCGCCGTCCCCTCCGGGGTCGAGGTGACCATCGACGGTCAGCAGATCAAGGTCAAGGGGCCCAAGGGCACCCTTGAGCACACCATCGCCGAGCCGATCATCGTCGAGAAGGCCGAGAACGGCACTCTCGAGGTGAAGCGTCCCGACGAGGAGCGCACCAGCCGTGCCCTGCACGGTCTCACCCGGACGCTGGTCAACAACCTCGTCGTCGGTGTGACCGAGGGCTACGAGAAGAAGCTCGAGATCCACGGTGTCGGTTACCGCGTGCAGGCCAAGGGCTCGGACCTCGAGTTCGCCCTCGGCTACAGCCACCCGGTGAAGATCGAGGCCCCGGAAGGCATCACCTTCAAGGTCGAGACCCCCACCCGGTTCTCGGTCTCGGGCATCGACAAGCAGAAGGTCGGCCAGATCGCCGCGGTCATCCGCAAGCTGCGCCGCCCGGACCCGTACAAGGGCAAGGGCCTGCGCTACGAGGGTGAGAAGATCCGCCGCAAGGTCGGAAAGACGGGTAAGTGA
- the rplR gene encoding 50S ribosomal protein L18, whose protein sequence is MSDTTTKRKPVGKDISTRRRVAKARRHFRLRKKINGTDQRPRLVVKRSSRHIAVQLIDDLVGKTLASASTLEADVRALDGDKKAKAAKVGELLAARAKNAGVSTVVFDRGGNAYHGRIAALADAAREAGLEF, encoded by the coding sequence ATGAGCGACACGACTACGAAGCGCAAGCCGGTCGGCAAGGACATCTCGACCCGCCGCCGCGTCGCGAAGGCCCGTCGGCACTTCCGCCTTCGCAAGAAGATCAACGGCACGGACCAGCGTCCGCGCCTGGTCGTCAAGCGTTCGTCGCGGCACATCGCCGTGCAGCTGATCGACGACCTGGTCGGCAAGACCCTGGCGTCGGCGTCCACCCTCGAGGCGGACGTTCGCGCGCTGGACGGCGACAAGAAGGCCAAGGCCGCCAAGGTCGGGGAGCTTCTCGCCGCCCGTGCCAAGAACGCCGGCGTCTCGACCGTGGTGTTCGACCGTGGTGGCAACGCCTACCACGGCCGCATCGCGGCGCTCGCCGACGCTGCCCGTGAGGCGGGGTTGGAGTTCTGA
- the rpsE gene encoding 30S ribosomal protein S5: MPGRTRQFGGGQGGPGGQGGNDRNDRRDRRDRRDSGRGGAGQEKTPHLEKVVTINRVAKVVKGGRRFSFTALVVVGDGDGQVGVGYGKAKEVPAAIAKGVEEAKKNFFRVPRVGGTIPHPIQGEEAAGVVLLRPASAGTGVIAGGPVRAVLECAGVHDVLSKSLGSDNAINIVHATVAALKGLQRPEEVAARRGLPLEDVAPARMLRQRAGQGV; encoded by the coding sequence ATGCCGGGACGTACGCGGCAATTCGGCGGCGGCCAGGGTGGACCCGGCGGGCAGGGCGGCAACGACCGCAATGACCGTCGCGACCGCCGTGACCGGCGCGACAGTGGCCGTGGCGGGGCCGGCCAGGAAAAGACCCCGCACCTCGAGAAGGTCGTGACGATCAACCGCGTCGCCAAGGTCGTCAAGGGTGGTCGTCGCTTCAGCTTCACCGCTCTGGTGGTCGTCGGTGACGGCGACGGTCAGGTCGGCGTCGGCTACGGCAAGGCCAAGGAAGTTCCCGCGGCCATCGCCAAGGGCGTCGAGGAAGCGAAGAAGAACTTCTTCCGCGTTCCCCGCGTCGGCGGCACCATTCCCCACCCGATCCAGGGTGAGGAAGCCGCCGGTGTCGTGCTGCTCCGTCCGGCCTCGGCCGGTACCGGCGTCATCGCCGGTGGCCCGGTGCGCGCGGTGCTGGAGTGCGCGGGTGTCCACGACGTGCTGTCGAAGTCGCTTGGCTCCGACAACGCGATCAACATCGTGCACGCGACCGTGGCGGCCCTGAAGGGTCTCCAGCGTCCCGAAGAGGTCGCGGCCCGCCGCGGTCTCCCGCTCGAGGACGTCGCCCCGGCTCGGATGCTGCGTCAGCGCGCGGGCCAGGGGGTCTGA
- the rpmD gene encoding 50S ribosomal protein L30 has product MTQLKVTQVKSKIGTKHAHRESLRTLGLRKIRQSVVREDTPQVRGLIHTVRHLVEVEEVKA; this is encoded by the coding sequence ATGACTCAGCTCAAGGTGACCCAGGTCAAGAGCAAGATCGGCACGAAGCACGCTCACCGCGAGTCGCTGCGCACCCTCGGGCTGCGCAAGATCCGCCAGAGCGTCGTGCGTGAAGACACCCCCCAGGTTCGCGGCCTCATCCACACGGTCCGCCACCTGGTGGAGGTCGAGGAGGTCAAGGCATGA
- the rplO gene encoding 50S ribosomal protein L15, whose protein sequence is MTAIKIHHLRPAPGAKRDKIRVGRGEGSKGKTAGRGTKGTKARKNVPAGFEGGQMPIHMRLPKLRGFKNRFRTEYQPVNLGDIARVFPDGGTVGNEELVAKGLVRKNKLVKVLGNGDLNGVKLDITADAFSGSAKEKLSAAGGSATTL, encoded by the coding sequence ATGACTGCCATCAAGATCCACCACCTTCGTCCGGCTCCGGGCGCGAAGCGCGACAAGATCCGCGTCGGCCGTGGTGAGGGCTCGAAGGGCAAGACCGCCGGTCGCGGTACCAAGGGCACCAAGGCCCGGAAGAACGTGCCCGCCGGTTTCGAGGGTGGGCAGATGCCCATCCACATGCGGCTCCCGAAGCTGCGTGGTTTCAAGAACCGTTTCCGCACCGAGTACCAGCCCGTGAACCTGGGCGACATCGCCCGCGTGTTCCCGGACGGTGGCACGGTCGGCAACGAGGAGCTCGTCGCGAAGGGCCTTGTTCGCAAGAACAAGCTCGTGAAGGTGCTCGGCAACGGTGACCTGAACGGCGTCAAGCTGGACATCACCGCCGACGCTTTCTCCGGCTCCGCCAAGGAGAAGCTCTCCGCCGCCGGTGGCTCCGCCACCACGCTCTGA
- a CDS encoding LysE family translocator produces the protein MTWAVVFFGAAVLVAFTPGANNLLGLHHGMTQGAWKGLVGLLGRLAAFTVLIAAVAAGLGQLLAASELALTVIKWAGVTYLVWIGGRLLWSTFRAGRTALVQAPQDAESVSALRIARKEFVVAVTNPKAILIFTAFVPQFIDAAHGSFPSQIAILGAIYLLAEFVAGATYIGAGTLVKSLRLSRRATRNVDRGTGVVLLGMAGALATSSS, from the coding sequence ATGACTTGGGCAGTGGTCTTCTTCGGAGCGGCAGTGCTCGTGGCTTTTACGCCAGGGGCGAACAACCTGCTCGGCCTGCACCACGGCATGACACAAGGGGCGTGGAAAGGGCTCGTCGGCCTGCTAGGCCGATTGGCCGCATTCACGGTGCTGATCGCGGCTGTCGCGGCAGGGCTCGGGCAGCTTCTCGCGGCCTCGGAGCTTGCACTCACGGTGATCAAATGGGCAGGTGTCACCTACCTGGTCTGGATCGGCGGGCGGCTGCTGTGGTCGACGTTCCGTGCCGGACGAACCGCGCTGGTCCAGGCGCCGCAGGACGCCGAGTCCGTATCAGCGCTGCGGATCGCGAGGAAGGAATTCGTCGTCGCGGTCACGAACCCGAAGGCGATCCTCATCTTCACGGCGTTCGTACCCCAGTTCATCGACGCAGCTCACGGCTCATTTCCCAGCCAGATCGCGATTCTCGGCGCCATCTACCTGCTCGCCGAGTTCGTCGCGGGCGCGACCTACATCGGCGCAGGCACGCTCGTGAAGTCGCTCCGGCTGTCCCGCCGCGCGACTCGTAACGTCGACCGCGGAACAGGTGTCGTGCTCCTCGGCATGGCGGGAGCCCTCGCCACATCGAGCTCCTGA
- the secY gene encoding preprotein translocase subunit SecY → MLSAFRSALATPDLRKKILFTLAIVAVYRIGATIPAPGISYSAVQKCTETGSQEGVYQLLNLFSGGALLQLSLFSTGIMPYITASIIVQLLTVVIPRFEELKKEGQSGQGKLTQYTRYLTIALAVLQATGVVALADRKQLFPQCDTPIIPDNSVYTLAIIVVTMTAGTAVMMWLGELITERGVGNGMSVLIFLNIAARIPIEGGNILSSAGGMVFALVCVFGLVIIASVIFVEQGQRRIPVQYAKRMIGRRMYGGTSTYLPIKVNQAGVIPVIFASSLLYLPDLISRLVGDANSNSGWQVFIQNYIVNQSSWAHVLLYFALIIFFTYFYITITFNVDERAEEMKKFGGFIPGIRPGRPTAEYLSYVLGRITLPGSLYLGIIAILPNFFLSVTGSGNNQNFPFGGTAVLIMVGVGLDTVKQIESQLMQRNYEGFLK, encoded by the coding sequence GTGCTCAGCGCCTTCCGCTCGGCTCTCGCGACGCCGGATCTACGTAAGAAGATCCTGTTCACGCTAGCCATTGTCGCGGTCTACCGAATCGGTGCCACCATCCCGGCTCCGGGCATCTCGTACTCCGCCGTCCAGAAATGCACGGAAACCGGGTCGCAGGAGGGCGTCTATCAGCTGCTGAACTTGTTCAGCGGCGGCGCACTGCTCCAGCTTTCGCTGTTCTCGACCGGCATCATGCCGTACATCACGGCGAGCATCATCGTCCAGCTTCTCACCGTGGTCATCCCGCGGTTCGAGGAGCTGAAGAAGGAAGGCCAGTCCGGTCAGGGCAAGCTGACCCAGTACACCCGGTACCTGACGATCGCCCTCGCGGTCCTGCAGGCCACCGGTGTGGTGGCGCTCGCCGACCGCAAGCAGCTCTTCCCGCAGTGCGACACCCCGATCATCCCGGACAACAGCGTCTACACGCTGGCCATCATCGTCGTCACGATGACCGCCGGTACCGCCGTCATGATGTGGCTGGGTGAGCTGATCACCGAGCGCGGCGTCGGCAACGGCATGTCCGTCCTCATCTTCCTGAACATCGCGGCGCGTATCCCGATCGAGGGTGGCAACATCCTCAGCAGCGCGGGCGGCATGGTCTTCGCTCTCGTCTGCGTGTTCGGCCTGGTGATCATCGCCAGCGTCATCTTCGTCGAGCAGGGGCAGCGCCGGATCCCGGTGCAGTACGCCAAGCGCATGATCGGCCGCCGCATGTACGGCGGGACCTCGACCTACCTGCCGATCAAGGTGAACCAGGCCGGTGTCATCCCGGTCATCTTCGCCTCGTCGCTGCTCTACCTGCCGGACCTGATCAGCCGCCTCGTCGGCGACGCCAACAGCAACTCCGGCTGGCAGGTCTTCATCCAGAACTACATCGTCAACCAGTCCAGCTGGGCACACGTCCTGCTGTACTTCGCGTTGATCATCTTCTTCACGTACTTCTACATCACGATCACGTTCAACGTGGACGAGCGTGCGGAGGAGATGAAGAAGTTCGGTGGCTTCATCCCCGGTATCCGTCCGGGTCGCCCCACCGCGGAGTACCTCAGCTACGTCCTGGGCCGGATCACCCTGCCGGGCTCGCTGTACCTGGGCATCATCGCGATCCTTCCGAACTTCTTCCTGTCCGTCACCGGCAGCGGGAACAACCAGAACTTCCCGTTCGGTGGCACGGCTGTGCTGATCATGGTCGGTGTCGGTCTCGACACCGTGAAGCAGATCGAAAGCCAGCTGATGCAACGTAACTACGAAGGGTTCTTGAAGTGA
- a CDS encoding adenylate kinase, giving the protein MTRLVLVGPPGAGKGTQAVALSEKLRIPHISTGDLFRAHVGEQTPLGQEAKRYLDSGELVPDSVTNEMVRERLAEPDAKVGFLLDGFPRNTKQADVLGEILGEVDTKLNAVIQLQVSEDVVVERLLSRGRSDDTEEVIRRRQQIYVSETAPLLEYYADILVTVDGVGSVDEISARVLEALRDRT; this is encoded by the coding sequence GTGACGCGCCTGGTTCTCGTTGGCCCTCCTGGCGCGGGCAAAGGTACTCAGGCGGTAGCACTGTCGGAGAAGCTCCGGATCCCGCACATCTCGACCGGCGACCTGTTCCGCGCCCACGTGGGCGAGCAGACGCCGCTGGGCCAGGAAGCCAAGCGCTACCTGGACTCCGGCGAACTCGTGCCCGACTCGGTCACGAACGAGATGGTGCGCGAGCGCCTCGCCGAACCCGACGCCAAGGTCGGCTTCCTGCTGGACGGGTTCCCCCGGAACACCAAGCAGGCCGACGTCCTCGGTGAGATCCTCGGCGAGGTCGACACCAAACTGAACGCGGTCATCCAGCTTCAGGTCTCGGAAGACGTCGTCGTCGAGCGGCTGCTGTCCCGCGGCCGCTCGGACGACACCGAAGAGGTCATCCGCCGTCGCCAGCAGATCTACGTGTCCGAGACGGCTCCGCTGCTCGAGTACTACGCGGACATCCTGGTCACGGTCGACGGCGTCGGCTCGGTCGACGAGATCTCCGCCCGCGTGCTGGAAGCGCTGCGCGACCGCACGTGA
- the map gene encoding type I methionyl aminopeptidase codes for MIEIKTPGELQAMRAAGLVVWRTLTAVGEIAKPGVTTADLDELAEQTIRDAGAVPSFKGYHGFPASICASVNEQIVHGIPSKTQVLNDGDIISVDCGAILDGWHGDSAVTLAIGEVSKADLALSAATEAAMWAGIAAVSSGGRLTDISYAVQTAAEKAGQDDGIEYGMIVEYGGHGIGRQMHMDPFLPNLGKPGKGPRLKTGMALAIEPMLTGGGGETVELDDGWTVVTADGSRASHWEHTVAITDDGPWVLTAPEDA; via the coding sequence ATGATCGAAATCAAGACACCTGGTGAGCTCCAGGCGATGCGGGCCGCGGGCCTGGTCGTCTGGCGCACCCTCACCGCGGTGGGCGAGATCGCCAAACCGGGCGTGACCACGGCCGACCTCGACGAACTCGCCGAGCAGACGATCCGCGACGCCGGCGCGGTGCCCTCGTTCAAGGGGTACCACGGGTTCCCGGCGTCGATCTGCGCTTCGGTGAACGAGCAGATCGTCCACGGCATCCCGTCGAAGACGCAGGTCCTGAACGATGGGGACATCATCTCCGTCGACTGTGGCGCGATCCTCGACGGCTGGCACGGCGACTCCGCGGTCACCCTCGCGATCGGTGAGGTGTCGAAGGCGGATCTGGCGCTCTCGGCGGCCACCGAGGCGGCGATGTGGGCTGGGATCGCCGCGGTGTCGTCGGGCGGCAGGCTGACGGACATCTCGTACGCGGTGCAGACGGCTGCCGAGAAGGCAGGCCAGGATGACGGCATCGAGTACGGGATGATCGTCGAGTATGGCGGTCACGGGATCGGGCGCCAGATGCACATGGACCCGTTCCTGCCGAATCTCGGGAAACCGGGCAAGGGACCGCGGCTCAAGACCGGTATGGCGCTCGCGATCGAGCCCATGCTGACCGGCGGCGGGGGAGAGACCGTCGAGCTCGACGACGGCTGGACAGTCGTGACCGCGGACGGCTCGCGGGCCTCACACTGGGAACACACCGTCGCCATCACCGATGACGGCCCGTGGGTCCTCACCGCCCCCGAAGACGCCTGA
- the infA gene encoding translation initiation factor IF-1, with amino-acid sequence MGKKDGAIEVEGRVVEPLPNAMFRVELENGHKVLAHISGKMRQHYIRILPEDRVVVELSPYDLSRGRIVYRYK; translated from the coding sequence ATGGGCAAGAAAGACGGGGCCATCGAGGTCGAAGGCCGCGTAGTCGAGCCGCTCCCCAACGCGATGTTCCGCGTCGAGTTGGAGAACGGCCACAAGGTCCTTGCACACATCAGCGGCAAGATGCGGCAGCACTACATCCGCATCCTGCCCGAGGACAGGGTTGTCGTGGAGCTCTCGCCCTACGACTTGTCTCGTGGTCGCATCGTCTACCGCTACAAGTGA
- the rpmJ gene encoding 50S ribosomal protein L36: MKVQPSVKKICDKCKVIRRHGRIMVICENLRHKQRQG; the protein is encoded by the coding sequence GTGAAGGTCCAGCCGAGCGTCAAGAAGATCTGCGACAAGTGCAAGGTGATCCGCCGTCACGGCCGGATCATGGTGATCTGCGAGAACCTGCGGCACAAGCAGCGGCAGGGCTGA
- the rpsM gene encoding 30S ribosomal protein S13, with amino-acid sequence MARLAGVDLPREKRLEIALTYIYGIGRTRSKQLIAAAELNADTRVKDLSDDDLAKLRVYIEENFKVEGDLRREVNADIRRKIEIGCYEGLRWRRGLPVRGQRTKTNARTRKGPKKTVAGKKKAGKK; translated from the coding sequence ATGGCACGACTCGCTGGCGTAGACCTCCCCCGCGAAAAGCGGTTGGAGATCGCGCTGACCTACATCTACGGCATCGGCCGTACTCGCTCGAAGCAGCTCATCGCGGCTGCCGAGCTCAACGCGGACACTCGCGTCAAGGATCTGAGCGATGACGACCTCGCCAAGCTGCGGGTCTACATCGAGGAGAACTTCAAGGTCGAGGGTGACCTTCGCCGCGAGGTGAACGCCGACATCCGTCGGAAGATCGAGATCGGGTGCTACGAGGGCCTTCGCTGGCGTCGCGGACTTCCCGTCCGTGGTCAGCGCACCAAGACGAACGCCCGCACCCGTAAGGGTCCGAAGAAGACGGTCGCCGGCAAGAAGAAGGCTGGCAAGAAGTGA
- the rpsK gene encoding 30S ribosomal protein S11 — translation MPPKSRTAAGAKKVRRKEKKNVAHGHAHIKSTFNNTIVSITDPTGAVIAWASSGHVGFKGSRKSTPFAAQMAAENAARKAAEHGMKKVDVFVKGPGSGRETAIRSLQAAGLEVGTIQDVTPQPHNGCRPPKRRRV, via the coding sequence ATGCCACCGAAGTCTCGTACTGCGGCGGGGGCCAAGAAGGTCCGCCGTAAGGAAAAGAAGAATGTCGCGCACGGTCACGCGCACATCAAGAGCACCTTCAACAACACCATCGTCTCGATCACGGACCCGACCGGTGCCGTGATCGCGTGGGCGTCGAGTGGTCACGTGGGCTTCAAGGGCTCGCGTAAGTCCACCCCGTTCGCCGCGCAGATGGCCGCCGAGAACGCCGCCCGCAAGGCTGCTGAGCACGGCATGAAGAAGGTCGACGTCTTCGTGAAGGGCCCTGGTTCGGGTCGCGAGACGGCGATCCGCTCGTTGCAGGCGGCCGGCCTCGAGGTCGGCACCATCCAGGACGTGACCCCGCAGCCTCACAACGGCTGCCGCCCGCCCAAGCGGCGCCGGGTCTGA
- the rpsD gene encoding 30S ribosomal protein S4, which translates to MARYTGPATRISRRLKVDLIGGDQAFERRPYPPGQHGRGRIKESEYLLQSQEKQKARYTYGVLERQFVRYYKEAVRRPGKTGENLLQILESRLDNVIYRAGIARTRRQARQLVSHGHFVVNGVKVNVPSYQVTKWDIIDVRPKSFAMLPFVAAKESFGERPVPAWLQVVPSNLRVLVHQLPERAQIDVPVQEQLIVELYSK; encoded by the coding sequence ATGGCTCGTTACACCGGCCCCGCGACGCGTATTTCGCGTCGCCTCAAGGTTGACCTCATCGGCGGCGACCAGGCTTTCGAGCGTCGCCCCTACCCGCCGGGCCAGCACGGCCGCGGGCGCATCAAGGAGTCCGAGTACCTCCTGCAGTCGCAGGAGAAGCAGAAGGCTCGTTACACCTACGGCGTTCTCGAGCGTCAGTTCGTCCGGTACTACAAGGAAGCCGTCCGGCGTCCCGGTAAGACCGGTGAGAACCTGCTGCAGATCCTCGAGTCCCGTCTGGACAACGTGATCTACCGCGCCGGCATCGCCCGCACCCGCCGTCAGGCGCGTCAGCTGGTGAGCCACGGCCACTTCGTGGTCAATGGCGTCAAGGTCAACGTCCCGTCCTACCAGGTCACGAAGTGGGACATCATCGACGTGCGGCCGAAGTCGTTCGCGATGCTGCCCTTCGTCGCTGCCAAGGAGTCGTTCGGCGAGCGTCCCGTTCCCGCGTGGCTCCAGGTTGTTCCGTCCAACCTCCGGGTGCTGGTCCACCAGCTCCCGGAGCGCGCTCAGATCGACGTTCCGGTTCAGGAACAGCTGATCGTCGAGCTCTACTCGAAGTGA